One Phormidium ambiguum IAM M-71 DNA window includes the following coding sequences:
- a CDS encoding retropepsin-like aspartic protease family protein: MENISCQRRLLMLLAGMVAIVSFGCSNENATPSSVESKVSASVVQSKSLTEAKPKTEVVKPNQEQVVVVEDSYEEAIAKATRAKSIGQSAQSRDDWKLVNNQWQQVIQLLKAVPTSSPNYAKAQAKLKEYQEQIDYAAKQADPRVKQVSLASKCTTKVSTNAPSGTVLRVPIKRREFGTLVIDVTLTNTNIKQTFEMMLDTGASGTAITQEMAARLKVESFAVAKVSTAAGAALIGVGCLDAVQVGGASLKNVPVGIPPGLSIGLLGQDFFSRYDMTIKDNFVEFRVR; encoded by the coding sequence ATGGAAAATATTTCTTGCCAACGTCGGTTATTGATGTTACTTGCGGGAATGGTAGCAATTGTAAGCTTCGGTTGTAGTAATGAGAATGCTACTCCAAGCTCTGTTGAGTCTAAAGTAAGTGCTTCAGTGGTGCAAAGCAAAAGTTTGACTGAGGCGAAACCGAAAACTGAGGTGGTAAAGCCGAATCAGGAGCAAGTAGTAGTAGTGGAGGATAGTTATGAGGAAGCGATCGCAAAAGCTACCCGTGCTAAAAGTATAGGACAATCTGCCCAATCTCGTGATGACTGGAAACTAGTCAACAATCAATGGCAACAAGTAATACAACTGCTCAAAGCTGTACCAACTTCCAGCCCCAACTATGCCAAAGCTCAAGCCAAACTGAAAGAATATCAAGAACAAATAGACTACGCAGCTAAACAAGCAGACCCCAGAGTTAAACAAGTTTCTCTGGCCAGTAAGTGTACAACAAAAGTCAGCACTAATGCGCCTTCTGGTACTGTGTTGCGCGTACCAATCAAACGCCGAGAATTTGGCACTTTAGTAATTGATGTCACCCTGACTAACACCAACATTAAGCAGACTTTTGAGATGATGTTGGATACAGGAGCTAGCGGTACAGCAATTACTCAAGAAATGGCAGCCAGATTAAAGGTAGAAAGTTTCGCAGTAGCAAAAGTCAGTACTGCTGCTGGTGCTGCTTTAATAGGTGTCGGTTGTCTGGATGCCGTACAAGTAGGTGGCGCTTCTCTAAAAAATGTCCCTGTAGGAATTCCACCTGGATTGAGCATTGGGCTACTCGGACAAGACTTTTTCTCCCGCTATGACATGACAATTAAAGATAACTTTGTGGAATTCCGCGTGCGGTGA
- the hisG gene encoding ATP phosphoribosyltransferase — protein MLTVALPKGALLKDTIRLLQTVGLDFSAFLESNNRQLQISDPTNTAQALLVRAQDVPVYVEYGQAQLGVVGYDVLREKQPKVAHLADLKFGYCRLSVAVKQSSPYRSALELPAHGRVASKFVKCAAQYFEALDLPVEIVPLSGSVELGPITGMSEAIVDLVSSGRTLKENGLIETDVLFESTARLIVHPLSYRLNSDDLHGWVDKLREAILAAA, from the coding sequence ATGTTAACTGTTGCATTACCAAAAGGCGCACTTCTGAAAGATACCATTCGTTTATTGCAAACTGTAGGATTAGATTTCTCTGCTTTTTTAGAGTCTAACAACCGCCAGTTACAAATTTCCGATCCCACCAATACCGCCCAAGCTTTGTTGGTAAGAGCACAGGATGTTCCAGTTTATGTAGAATACGGACAGGCACAATTGGGAGTTGTTGGTTATGATGTATTGCGAGAAAAACAACCGAAAGTTGCTCATTTAGCAGATTTAAAATTTGGTTATTGTCGCTTATCTGTCGCTGTAAAACAGTCTAGCCCTTATCGATCGGCCCTGGAACTTCCCGCACATGGTAGAGTAGCTTCTAAATTTGTGAAATGCGCCGCCCAATACTTTGAAGCTTTAGATTTACCTGTAGAAATTGTACCACTTTCTGGTTCAGTGGAATTAGGCCCGATTACAGGAATGTCAGAAGCAATTGTTGATTTGGTTTCTAGCGGAAGAACTCTCAAAGAAAACGGTTTAATTGAAACTGATGTGTTATTTGAAAGTACAGCTAGATTAATTGTTCATCCTTTGAGTTATCGTCTTAATTCTGATGATTTGCATGGTTGGGTAGATAAACTGCGCGAAGCAATTTTAGCGGCAGCTTAA
- the trpD gene encoding anthranilate phosphoribosyltransferase, translated as MTTADASLPKSTNVTGNWSNLLQQLLDKQSLSSSQAAELMEGWLNEEIEPVLSGAILAALQAKGVSAEELAGMAKILQAKSLTAENYSAQNLPNTIIDTCGTGGDGASTFNISTAVAFVAAAAGVAVAKHGNRSASSRVGSADVLEALGVNLNASTEKAQAALSEVGITFLFAPGWHPALKVVAPLRRTLKIRTVFNLVGPLVNPLRPTGQVIGVFEPNLMLTIANALNQLGMQKAIVLHGRENLDEAGLADKTDLAILSEGEVKLETIDPEELGLITAPTSAIKGGNVSENAEILRDVLQGKGTPAQQDIVALNAAIALQVSQLIPLGDYQKGIAIAKEILSNGAAWQKLEQLIEFLKA; from the coding sequence ATGACAACTGCCGACGCTTCCTTACCAAAAAGTACAAATGTTACGGGTAATTGGTCAAATTTACTGCAACAATTACTAGACAAACAATCTTTATCTAGTAGCCAAGCCGCTGAATTAATGGAGGGATGGCTGAACGAAGAAATTGAACCTGTATTATCAGGAGCAATTTTAGCCGCATTGCAAGCCAAAGGAGTTTCTGCTGAAGAATTAGCAGGAATGGCGAAAATATTACAAGCCAAATCTCTGACAGCGGAAAATTATTCAGCCCAAAATTTACCAAATACCATAATTGATACTTGTGGTACCGGAGGCGATGGCGCATCAACTTTTAATATTTCCACAGCAGTAGCTTTTGTAGCAGCAGCGGCGGGTGTAGCAGTAGCTAAACACGGTAATCGTTCTGCTTCCAGTCGAGTAGGTTCTGCTGATGTATTAGAAGCTTTGGGAGTCAATCTTAATGCTAGTACCGAAAAAGCTCAAGCCGCATTATCAGAAGTAGGAATTACTTTTTTATTCGCTCCCGGATGGCATCCTGCTTTAAAAGTTGTTGCACCGTTAAGACGGACTTTAAAAATCCGAACGGTGTTTAATTTAGTAGGGCCTTTAGTTAATCCTTTACGTCCTACAGGACAGGTAATTGGAGTATTTGAACCTAATTTAATGTTGACTATTGCTAATGCGTTGAATCAGTTAGGAATGCAAAAAGCGATCGTTTTACATGGCAGAGAAAACCTAGATGAAGCAGGTTTAGCAGACAAAACAGACTTAGCAATTTTATCAGAAGGTGAAGTTAAACTAGAAACGATCGATCCTGAAGAATTAGGTTTAATAACTGCACCAACATCAGCAATTAAAGGCGGAAACGTATCAGAAAATGCCGAAATTTTACGCGATGTTTTGCAAGGAAAAGGTACACCAGCACAACAAGATATTGTAGCTTTAAACGCTGCGATCGCACTGCAAGTCAGCCAATTAATTCCCCTTGGCGATTACCAAAAAGGTATTGCCATAGCCAAAGAAATTTTATCTAATGGCGCAGCTTGGCAAAAATTAGAACAACTAATCGAATTTCTGAAAGCTTAA
- a CDS encoding ABC transporter ATP-binding protein: protein MTRLSPPSKEDDEKKSPRRESDWRLFLWLVPYARRNQRLLIIAIVLLFPVAISGSIQPLIIGQAISLIRGEKSTFPFLQGIPLYQGINILAGLLLLSLSIRIVLVSFQSYTVQRIGQQITAAIREDLFTHVTSLAVKFFDRTPVGKLITRLTNDVEALGDVFSTGAIGIVSDLFSILVIAIFMFTLQWQLALMLILMLIPVSLVIVYFQQQYRQANYKAREELSALNSTLQENIVGINVVQMFRREKFNSEVFRQTNKRYIREIDKTIFHDSAVSATLEWISLVAIACVLGLGGWLVLQENLTFGILSTFILYSQRLFDPVRQLAEKFTSIQAGFTAVERITDILNEPIEIRDPETPKSLPIIGYSQHNGVAAIGEIRFEQVDFAYKSNEYVLKNLNFTIHPGEKVALVGPTGSGKSSIIRLLCRLYEPTSGKIIVDGIDIRDLPQTELRRHIGVILQDGFIFSGDVKSNITLGENYSLEAVKAAAKATNVDQFIEQLPQGYDTELRERGTNLSGGQKQLLAFARAAIRDPRILVLDEATANLDVRTEALIQEALERLLVGRTAIIIAHRLSTIRNVDRILVLKRGEIVETGSHDELLAKAGLYASLYKLQMLGT from the coding sequence ATGACTCGTTTATCACCACCATCTAAAGAAGATGATGAAAAAAAATCGCCACGTCGAGAAAGTGATTGGCGATTATTTTTGTGGCTAGTTCCTTATGCACGCCGTAATCAAAGATTATTAATAATAGCGATCGTCCTTTTATTCCCCGTAGCAATTTCCGGTTCAATTCAACCTCTAATCATTGGACAAGCTATTTCTTTAATTCGTGGCGAAAAATCAACCTTCCCTTTTTTACAAGGAATACCTTTATATCAAGGTATCAACATTCTGGCTGGATTGCTATTACTATCACTCTCAATTCGCATAGTATTAGTTAGTTTTCAATCTTACACAGTTCAGCGAATTGGGCAACAAATTACTGCCGCCATTCGGGAAGATTTATTTACTCATGTCACCTCCTTAGCGGTGAAATTTTTCGATCGAACTCCAGTCGGAAAATTAATCACTCGTCTTACCAATGATGTTGAAGCTTTAGGAGATGTTTTTTCTACTGGTGCAATTGGTATTGTCAGCGATTTATTTAGTATTTTAGTAATTGCCATTTTCATGTTTACGCTGCAATGGCAATTAGCACTGATGCTGATTTTAATGTTAATACCTGTTTCTTTAGTAATTGTCTATTTCCAGCAACAATATCGCCAAGCAAATTATAAAGCTAGGGAAGAACTTTCGGCACTGAATTCCACATTGCAAGAAAATATTGTCGGAATTAATGTAGTGCAAATGTTCCGCCGAGAAAAGTTTAATTCTGAAGTATTTCGCCAGACAAACAAACGTTATATTCGGGAAATTGATAAAACAATTTTTCATGATTCCGCTGTTTCTGCTACTTTAGAATGGATTTCTTTAGTAGCGATCGCTTGCGTTTTAGGTTTAGGTGGTTGGCTTGTTTTGCAGGAAAACTTAACTTTTGGAATTTTATCCACCTTCATTTTATATTCCCAACGTCTTTTCGATCCAGTCCGACAATTAGCCGAAAAATTTACCTCAATTCAAGCAGGTTTTACTGCTGTCGAACGCATTACCGATATCCTCAATGAACCGATCGAAATCCGCGATCCTGAAACACCTAAATCCTTACCAATTATCGGCTATTCTCAGCATAATGGCGTTGCTGCGATCGGAGAAATTCGCTTTGAACAAGTTGACTTTGCTTACAAATCAAACGAATACGTTTTAAAGAATCTCAACTTTACCATTCATCCCGGAGAAAAAGTAGCATTAGTCGGGCCAACAGGTTCAGGAAAAAGTTCCATCATCCGCTTATTATGTCGGCTTTACGAACCTACATCTGGAAAAATTATTGTTGATGGAATTGATATCCGCGACTTACCGCAAACCGAACTTCGTCGTCATATTGGCGTAATTTTACAAGACGGATTTATTTTTTCTGGTGATGTTAAAAGTAACATTACTTTAGGCGAAAACTATTCCTTAGAAGCAGTTAAAGCCGCCGCCAAAGCCACCAATGTTGACCAATTCATCGAACAATTACCCCAAGGTTATGACACCGAACTTCGAGAAAGAGGAACCAATCTTTCAGGAGGACAAAAACAATTATTAGCCTTTGCTAGAGCCGCAATTCGTGACCCAAGAATTCTAGTATTAGATGAAGCAACTGCCAATTTAGATGTAAGAACAGAAGCTTTAATTCAAGAAGCATTAGAAAGATTACTTGTCGGACGTACTGCAATTATTATCGCCCATCGACTTTCCACAATTCGCAATGTAGACCGAATTTTGGTACTCAAACGCGGCGAAATAGTCGAAACAGGAAGTCACGACGAACTGTTAGCAAAAGCCGGACTTTATGCCAGTTTGTACAAATTACAAATGTTAGGAACTTAA
- the carA gene encoding glutamine-hydrolyzing carbamoyl-phosphate synthase small subunit, with translation MPLLDAQPALLVLVDGTTFRGWSFGAPGTTIGEVVFNTGITGYQEVLTDPSYCGQIVLFTYPELGNTGINPEDEESERPQVRGAIARNICARPSNWRSTQSLPDYLKQYNIPAIYGIDTRALTRKIREFGAMNGGISTEILDPSELLAKVKAAPSMAGLNLVKNVTTQKIYEWSEPTNPVWEFKSVEKTDESFTVVALDFGVKKNILRRLASYGCRVIVVPADTPAEEILKYNPDGIFLSNGPGDPAANTEGIETTKALLKAEKPVFGICMGHQILGLSLGSDTYKLKFGHRGLNQPAGLTGKIEITSQNHSFAIDPDTIPDADVEITHLNLNDRTVAGLRHKSLPLFSVQYHPEASPGPHDADYLFEQFVQSMREHRQAIA, from the coding sequence ATGCCACTTTTAGATGCTCAACCAGCGCTGCTTGTTTTGGTAGATGGCACAACTTTTCGGGGCTGGTCATTCGGTGCCCCAGGAACCACAATTGGAGAAGTGGTGTTTAATACTGGCATCACTGGATATCAAGAAGTTTTGACAGACCCTAGTTACTGCGGTCAAATAGTACTTTTTACATATCCTGAACTTGGTAACACAGGAATTAATCCTGAAGACGAAGAATCCGAACGTCCCCAAGTTCGCGGTGCTATTGCTCGCAATATTTGCGCTCGCCCTAGTAATTGGCGCTCCACTCAATCATTACCTGATTATTTGAAACAATACAATATTCCAGCAATTTACGGCATTGATACTCGTGCCTTAACCCGGAAAATTCGGGAATTTGGGGCAATGAACGGCGGAATTTCTACTGAAATCCTCGATCCATCAGAGTTACTTGCTAAAGTAAAAGCGGCTCCAAGTATGGCTGGTTTAAATTTAGTTAAGAATGTTACCACTCAGAAGATTTATGAATGGTCTGAACCGACTAACCCGGTTTGGGAATTTAAATCTGTAGAAAAAACTGATGAATCTTTTACAGTTGTAGCCCTAGACTTCGGAGTGAAAAAGAATATTCTTCGCCGTTTAGCAAGTTATGGTTGTCGAGTAATTGTTGTTCCCGCAGATACGCCAGCAGAAGAGATTTTAAAATACAATCCAGATGGAATTTTTCTTTCTAATGGCCCCGGCGACCCAGCGGCAAATACAGAAGGAATTGAAACTACTAAGGCGTTATTAAAGGCAGAAAAACCTGTGTTTGGTATTTGTATGGGACACCAAATTTTAGGTCTTTCTTTGGGTAGCGATACTTATAAACTAAAGTTTGGTCATCGGGGGTTAAATCAACCTGCTGGATTAACGGGAAAAATTGAGATTACTAGCCAAAATCATAGTTTTGCGATCGATCCAGATACAATTCCCGATGCTGATGTGGAAATTACTCATCTCAATTTAAACGATCGCACCGTCGCAGGTCTACGTCACAAATCCCTACCTCTATTCTCAGTACAGTATCACCCAGAAGCCAGCCCAGGCCCTCATGACGCTGACTACCTCTTTGAACAATTCGTCCAATCAATGCGCGAACATCGCCAAGCTATCGCGTAA
- a CDS encoding DsbA family protein yields MPIIRIFLLLLTLTFLLWTTPVQAATKIPTQLEEQVLQIIRQHPEAIVESVQAYQEKIQNQLAQAQQAFVQQMKTNPDAIISQSPVTGSPAKKIILVEFSDFQCPYCAQAHKTIKEFMAKHQDEVTLVYKHFPLSSIHPEALPAAKASWAAGQQGKFWQYHDALFTQQNKLGEEFYLETAKNLNLDLEKFNSDRQIAEKSITEDMILGESVGISGTPFFIMNGATFSGAVQLTEVENVLARVK; encoded by the coding sequence ATGCCGATAATCCGAATCTTCCTCTTGCTACTCACTTTAACATTCTTACTGTGGACAACCCCCGTCCAAGCAGCGACCAAAATTCCCACCCAATTAGAAGAACAAGTTTTACAAATTATCCGCCAACATCCCGAAGCAATTGTTGAATCTGTACAAGCATACCAAGAGAAAATTCAAAATCAATTAGCACAGGCGCAACAGGCATTTGTCCAACAAATGAAAACCAATCCTGATGCGATAATTAGTCAATCTCCAGTTACCGGATCGCCTGCTAAAAAGATTATTTTAGTAGAGTTTTCTGACTTTCAATGTCCTTACTGTGCCCAAGCACACAAAACCATTAAAGAATTCATGGCAAAACATCAGGATGAAGTTACTTTAGTGTATAAACATTTCCCTTTATCTAGCATTCATCCTGAAGCTTTACCCGCAGCAAAAGCATCTTGGGCAGCAGGGCAACAAGGTAAATTCTGGCAATATCATGATGCCTTATTTACTCAACAAAATAAACTTGGCGAAGAGTTTTATTTGGAAACTGCCAAAAATTTGAACTTGGATTTGGAGAAGTTTAATAGCGATCGCCAAATCGCCGAAAAATCCATCACCGAAGATATGATTTTAGGGGAAAGCGTTGGTATTTCCGGCACTCCCTTTTTCATCATGAATGGTGCAACATTTTCTGGTGCAGTACAATTAACGGAAGTAGAAAATGTTTTAGCCCGTGTTAAATAA
- a CDS encoding alpha/beta fold hydrolase: MQLNVNIQGTGFPILCLHGHPGSSNSMSVFTKHLSRRFQTIAPDLRGYGQSRCDGNFAMQDHLGDLENLLDSLQIPNCLVLGWSLGGILAMELALRNPEKVSGLILIATAARPRGSHPPISWQDNLYTGLAAIVNQLQPGWQWNIETFGKKSLFRYLIQQHTPSAYNFIATEAVAAYLRTSSAATRALTTAIRTGYNRVADLSQIQCPALVLAGSADRHITPESSLETAQHLQNSRWQCYPNTAHLFPWEIPEQVLQDIDRWIADHPRVVGGREVGR; the protein is encoded by the coding sequence ATGCAACTCAACGTTAATATTCAAGGCACAGGATTTCCCATTCTTTGCTTACACGGACATCCAGGTTCTAGTAACAGTATGTCCGTTTTTACCAAACATCTTTCTCGGCGCTTTCAAACGATCGCTCCTGACTTACGCGGCTACGGTCAAAGTCGCTGTGATGGCAATTTTGCTATGCAAGATCATTTGGGGGACTTAGAGAACTTGCTAGACAGCTTACAGATTCCGAATTGCCTGGTACTGGGATGGTCTTTAGGAGGAATCTTAGCTATGGAATTAGCCCTGAGAAATCCTGAAAAAGTCAGCGGATTAATTTTAATTGCCACTGCTGCCCGTCCGCGTGGTAGTCATCCGCCAATTAGTTGGCAAGATAATCTTTATACTGGACTAGCGGCGATCGTAAATCAATTACAACCGGGTTGGCAATGGAATATTGAAACTTTCGGTAAAAAATCTCTGTTTCGCTACCTGATTCAACAACATACCCCTAGTGCTTACAACTTTATTGCCACAGAAGCAGTAGCAGCTTACTTACGAACATCATCAGCTGCTACACGGGCTTTAACTACTGCGATTAGAACAGGTTATAACCGAGTGGCTGACCTTTCACAAATTCAATGTCCGGCTTTGGTATTGGCAGGTTCAGCCGATCGCCATATCACTCCAGAATCAAGTTTAGAAACAGCACAGCATTTGCAAAACTCTCGATGGCAATGTTATCCCAACACCGCCCATCTTTTTCCTTGGGAAATTCCCGAACAGGTACTTCAAGATATCGATCGCTGGATCGCAGATCATCCCAGAGTTGTAGGAGGTAGGGAGGTAGGGAGGTAG
- a CDS encoding DUF1816 domain-containing protein: protein MKEVLLSILNFLGLAWWIEIVTRKPQCTYYFGPFLTVKEADLAKTGYIEDLETEGAMGFIVFIKRCKPNELTVEQDLGERIDRKASPAFSGQC from the coding sequence ATGAAAGAAGTCTTGCTCAGCATTCTCAATTTCTTAGGTTTGGCTTGGTGGATCGAAATTGTCACGCGCAAACCCCAATGCACTTACTATTTCGGCCCTTTTCTCACTGTGAAAGAAGCCGATCTAGCTAAGACTGGTTACATAGAAGATTTGGAAACCGAAGGGGCGATGGGTTTTATCGTGTTTATCAAACGCTGTAAGCCAAACGAACTCACAGTAGAACAAGATTTGGGGGAGAGAATTGACCGCAAGGCTTCTCCAGCTTTTAGCGGTCAGTGTTAA
- a CDS encoding Mini-ribonuclease 3: MFYQPLSDISYPLTEVNQLSPVVLAYIGDAVFELYVRNRYLLPAKRIDKYHQQVVFQVRAESQVRHLRSLQPYLTEAESEILRRGRNAAGTKPRRLSPKIYQEASSLETLIGYLYLTDSQRLAQLLAKLDLDLPHEEES; the protein is encoded by the coding sequence ATGTTTTATCAGCCGCTCTCAGATATAAGTTACCCGTTGACAGAAGTTAATCAGCTTTCTCCTGTGGTTTTGGCATATATAGGAGATGCGGTTTTTGAGTTATATGTTCGGAACCGTTATCTTTTGCCTGCCAAAAGGATAGATAAATATCATCAGCAGGTGGTGTTTCAAGTGAGAGCAGAGAGTCAGGTAAGACATTTGCGATCGCTCCAACCCTATTTGACAGAAGCAGAAAGTGAAATATTACGACGAGGGAGAAACGCTGCTGGCACAAAGCCAAGGCGATTATCTCCAAAAATCTATCAAGAAGCCAGCAGTCTGGAAACTTTGATTGGATATCTCTATCTCACAGATTCGCAACGTTTAGCTCAGCTGTTAGCTAAATTAGACTTAGATTTACCTCACGAGGAAGAGTCTTAA
- the rlmB gene encoding 23S rRNA (guanosine(2251)-2'-O)-methyltransferase RlmB, with protein sequence MSKNYRSENSGQPKRSRPLKGKLNRPTTKPIRKINRNVSSPELRNESRNESSHESQNDSSHEPRREPRREPRREPRREPRREPRRENRRIIPQVTRQEPQIANREVTGESEDLDMIYGRQSVLAALTNQRALNRIWILPHLRYDPRFHTLLTQAKANGTVIDEVEAKRLDYITHRGNHQGIAAQVAPYEYVELADLISKAKAASEQPVIVVLDSVTDPHNLGAIIRTSEALGVHGMVIPQRRAVGVTSTVIKVASGALENIPVSRVVNLRSALEELKAAGFWIYGTEANTNQALHTVQFTGPIVLVVGSEGEGLSLLTQRCCDFLVSIPLGGKTPSLNASVAAGMALYEIFRQRWSSTLHLDKLKKDTLKKER encoded by the coding sequence ATGAGTAAAAATTACCGCTCAGAAAATTCAGGTCAACCCAAACGCAGTAGACCTCTCAAAGGCAAGTTAAACCGACCAACGACAAAACCAATTCGGAAAATAAATCGTAACGTTTCTTCACCTGAATTGCGAAATGAGTCTCGTAATGAATCGAGTCATGAGTCGCAGAATGATTCTAGTCATGAACCACGACGGGAACCACGACGGGAACCGCGACGAGAACCGCGACGGGAACCGCGACGAGAACCGCGACGGGAAAATCGACGGATTATTCCACAAGTAACTCGACAAGAACCTCAAATAGCAAATCGTGAAGTGACAGGGGAATCTGAAGACCTGGATATGATCTATGGTCGTCAGTCAGTATTAGCAGCTTTGACAAATCAACGTGCTTTAAATCGAATTTGGATTTTGCCGCATTTGCGTTACGATCCCCGTTTTCATACATTACTAACTCAAGCTAAAGCAAATGGCACTGTAATTGATGAGGTAGAAGCAAAGCGCCTAGATTACATTACTCACAGAGGTAATCATCAAGGAATAGCAGCGCAAGTTGCGCCTTATGAATATGTAGAATTAGCAGATTTAATTTCTAAAGCGAAAGCTGCTTCCGAGCAACCAGTAATTGTGGTTTTGGACAGTGTTACCGATCCCCATAACTTAGGGGCAATTATTCGCACATCAGAAGCTTTGGGAGTTCATGGGATGGTGATCCCGCAGCGACGTGCGGTAGGGGTGACATCAACTGTGATCAAAGTAGCGTCGGGGGCTTTAGAAAATATACCAGTTTCTAGGGTGGTGAATTTGCGATCGGCCTTAGAAGAATTGAAAGCCGCTGGTTTTTGGATTTATGGAACTGAGGCGAATACTAACCAAGCATTGCATACTGTTCAATTTACTGGGCCGATCGTCTTAGTAGTTGGTTCCGAAGGAGAAGGGTTGAGTTTGTTAACTCAACGTTGCTGCGATTTTCTCGTCTCTATTCCTTTAGGTGGAAAAACTCCTAGCTTAAATGCTTCAGTTGCCGCAGGAATGGCACTTTACGAGATTTTCCGCCAACGTTGGTCAAGTACACTACATCTGGATAAGTTAAAAAAAGATACTTTGAAAAAAGAAAGGTAA
- a CDS encoding peptidylprolyl isomerase — translation MTSQSFLIVDDQPIVLEQALRYLQSCGKLGLFIGDILRQHIIEQEQQKLTDPQIENALVEQAIIDFRIQSQLTDPKRFQEWLNSKGIDYPTFHNQFAFNFKLDKLKNHVTSSKLQDYYNERKIFLDRVVLSRIIVDNPNVAEELREQIETGDSFEQVARENSLTEERLANGMMGAISMGTLPEPLQSAVKNASAGVVLGPLQVEGRWGLFRVEQFLPSSLEDVQVRQGLQNELFERWLGERLQKLNVKLQVS, via the coding sequence ATGACTTCCCAATCATTTCTTATAGTTGATGACCAACCTATTGTTTTAGAACAAGCTTTGCGATATCTGCAAAGTTGTGGCAAACTGGGGCTTTTTATCGGGGATATTCTGCGACAGCACATTATTGAGCAAGAACAACAAAAGCTGACTGACCCTCAAATTGAAAATGCGCTTGTGGAACAGGCAATAATTGATTTTCGCATTCAAAGTCAGTTAACCGATCCAAAGCGTTTCCAAGAATGGTTGAATAGTAAGGGGATTGATTATCCAACTTTTCATAATCAGTTTGCTTTTAATTTTAAGCTTGACAAACTGAAAAATCATGTGACTTCATCTAAGTTGCAAGATTATTATAATGAGCGGAAAATTTTTCTAGACCGAGTGGTTTTGTCACGGATTATTGTAGATAATCCTAATGTTGCCGAAGAATTGCGCGAGCAAATTGAGACTGGTGATAGTTTTGAACAAGTTGCGCGAGAAAATTCTTTGACTGAGGAGCGTTTAGCTAATGGAATGATGGGCGCTATTAGTATGGGAACTTTGCCAGAACCTTTGCAAAGCGCAGTTAAGAATGCTAGTGCTGGGGTGGTTTTAGGGCCTTTACAAGTCGAAGGACGTTGGGGTTTGTTTCGGGTTGAGCAGTTTTTACCTAGTTCTTTAGAAGATGTTCAAGTAAGACAAGGTTTACAAAACGAGTTGTTTGAACGTTGGTTAGGGGAAAGACTGCAAAAGCTAAATGTGAAGTTGCAAGTTAGTTGA
- the rppA gene encoding two-component system response regulator RppA produces the protein MKILLVDDETELADPLKAVLTRDGYSVDVAYDGSSGNQLALQENYDLLILDWMLPQISGLEICQELRRQGKTTPVLFLTAKDTLDDRVQGLDAGADDYLVKPFELRELLARVRALLRRATVLESAITQQKLRVGDLELDLENQVAYRQGRMIELSEKESQLLEYFMRHPGQLLTHTEIYEHLWGSEEQPSSNVLAALIRLLRRKIEANHESQLVHTVYGKGYRFVENG, from the coding sequence ATGAAAATTCTTTTAGTTGATGATGAAACCGAACTTGCCGATCCTCTAAAAGCAGTGTTAACTCGTGATGGTTACAGTGTAGATGTAGCTTATGATGGCAGTTCTGGAAATCAGTTAGCACTTCAAGAAAATTATGATTTATTAATTCTTGATTGGATGTTACCGCAAATCTCTGGATTAGAAATTTGTCAGGAGTTGCGCCGTCAAGGAAAAACAACTCCAGTTTTATTTTTGACTGCTAAAGATACTTTAGACGATCGCGTACAAGGTTTAGATGCTGGCGCAGATGATTATTTAGTAAAACCTTTTGAATTACGCGAGTTGTTAGCAAGAGTTCGGGCTTTGTTACGTCGAGCGACTGTGTTAGAATCTGCTATTACTCAACAAAAATTACGAGTTGGAGATTTAGAATTAGACTTAGAAAATCAAGTTGCTTATCGTCAGGGAAGAATGATTGAATTATCGGAAAAAGAAAGTCAACTTTTAGAATATTTTATGCGTCATCCCGGACAATTATTAACTCATACAGAAATTTATGAGCATTTGTGGGGTAGCGAGGAACAACCTAGTAGTAATGTGTTAGCTGCTTTAATTCGTTTGTTGCGCCGAAAAATTGAGGCAAATCATGAAAGTCAGTTAGTTCATACTGTTTATGGAAAAGGTTATCGTTTTGTAGAAAATGGTTAG